The genomic segment TTGCCACCAGGAATAAATGAGAGTTCCTATTGCTCCACATCTTGGACAGCAATTGGCATTGTCAGATTTGGTTGTGTTCATAGTGGTTAtgaattcggctgctaaccaaaaggccagcagtttgaatctaccaggcactccttggaaaccctatggggcagttctactctgtcctatagggttgctatgagtcagaatcgactggatggcaatgggttttggtttttggccaTTCTGACAAGTCTATGGTGatatgtcattgttgttttaatttgcaactccctgaacagacacttcacagaaGATGATATACAGATGAAACATAAGCATATAAAAAGGTGTTCAACATCATTTGCCAGtgtcgttgttgttattattgccatcaagtcaactccacacatggcaaccccatatgcagagtagaactgctacataggatttttcaggatgtgacctttcagaagcagatagccaggcctgtcttttgaggtacttctgggtgtgttgaagtgcttaaccatttgcgccacccagggatcctTCATTAGCAATTAAGGAAATGCaattaaaatcacaatgtgagagagtctttttaacaaatggtgctggcattactggatatccaactgcaaaaaaatgaaacaagacccatacctcactccatgcacaaaaactaactcaaaatggatcaaagacctaaatataaaatacaaaatgataaagatcatggaagaaaaaatagggacaacgttaggagccctaatacacggcataaacagtatacaaaacattattaagaatgcagcaGAAAAATTAgatactgggagctcctaaaaatcaaacacctatgctcatccaaagacttcaccaaaagagtaaaaagactacctacagactgcaaaaaagtttttagctgtgacatttctcatcagtgcctgatctctaaaatctacatgatactgcaaaaacccaactacaaagagacaaataacccaattaaaaaatgggcaaaagatatgaatagacacttcactaaagaagacattcaagtagctaacagatacacaaggaaatgttcacgatggttagccattagagaaatgccggTTAAAACtactgagatttcatctcactccaacaaggctggccttaacccaaaaaacacaaaataataaatgttggagaggctgtggagagattggaacacttaaacactgctgatgggaatgtcaaatggtacaaccactttggaagtcgatttggcacttccttaaaacactagaaatagaactaccatatgatccagcaatcccactccttggaatatatcatagagaaataagagcctttacacgagcagatatatgcacacccatgtttattgcagcactgtttacaatagcaaaaagatggaagcaaccatggtgcccatcaacagatgaatggataaataaattatgttatattcacacaatggaatactatgcatcaataaagaacagtgaggaacctgtgaaacatttcataacatggaggaacctggaaggcattatgctgagtgaaattagccagttgcaaaaggacaaatattgtataagaccactattataagaacttgagaaatagtttaaactgagaagaaaacattcttttgtggttacgagagtggggagggagggagggtgggagagggcattcactaattagatagtagataagaactactttaggtgaagggaaagacagcacacaatacaggggaggtcagcgcaactggactaaaccaagagcagtttcctgaataaacccaatgcttcaaaggccagcgtagcaggggcaggggtctgggaccatggtttcaggggtcatctaagtcaattggcataataaaatctattaagaagacattctgcatcccgctttgaagagtggtgtctggggtctcaaacgctagcaagcagccatctaagatgcatcgattggtctcaacccacctggatcagaggagaatgaagaacacccaggacacaaggtgattacgagcccaagagacagaaagggccacatgaaccagagactacatcatcctgagaccagaagaatagatggtgcctggctacaactgatgactgctgtgacagggaacacaacagagaacccctgagggagcaggaaagcagtgggatgcagaccccaaattctcataagaccagacttaatggtctgactaagactagaagtaccctggtggtcatggcccccagaccttctgttggcccaggacaggaaccattcctgaagccaactcttcagacatgggttggactggacaatgggttggagagggatgctggtgaggattgagcttcttggatcaggtggacacttgagactatgttggcatctcctgcctggaggggagatgagagagtggagggggttagaagctggcgaaatggacaggaaaagagagagtggaaggagagagcaggctgtctcattagggggagagtaactgggagtgtgtagcaaggtgtatatgggtttttgtgtgacagactgacttgatttgtaaactttcacttaaagcacaataaaaattatttttaaaaaatcacagtgagataccactacacatctATCATatgactgaaataaaaaataatgataacaCCAAATTCCAGAGAGGCACAGAAACTGGTTGAACCatatattgctggtggaaatgtaaaatagtacagccactcATCTTTAATACATATAgatcactcatagtgaccctataggacagagtagaactgccccatagagtttccaaggagtgcctggtggattccttggttagcagacatagctcttaaccactatgccaccagggtttccatagatcaTTTAGATCTATATACATTAGAAATGAACACTGTAAACAATATCTGCTAGGTAAGGAAATTTACAGAACGTTATATATATAGTATAATCAATACTCTATATatgaatcacatgatcatatttTCCACATAGATACAGGAATAGACATAGGAACTATAGATACGGTGGAAACACAAATACAGACCCAGATTCAGATACAAATACATATAGAAGTAGATGCAGATagagatatataaatatataaacacagATGTATAGTTACAGGTACCAACATTTTAACAATGGCTAGGCTGAGAAATGCCAGTTTATGGATGaatttcatttccattttttcataatttttagttCTTTCTACAGTGAACATAGGCTTTTttataaaataagtatttaaaaagaaatgtggACATGTTATTTTTCTCATAGAGGAAGTATCAACAAAAAAATACCTTATGTAAGGTGTTGGTTAGAGAAAGCATCACAGAGGAGGCAATGTGAGAAGCAAGTCTGTAAGGAGGAATAACGGTTATCCACGAATCAAGAGAGGTTATTCCAACACAAAGCAGAGACACATGAAAGAGTATGGCAAGACCTGGAATGGATGAGGGGTGAATGGCCTGCTGTATCTGAAGCTTGGCTTGTTTATACAGCAACATGGGAATTGTTGCTGTAAAGGAAGTCAGGAACCAACACTAAAGGCCTTGACATCCCTGCTGAGAAGGAGATAACTGAAAAACACCTGACACTGAGAATGGAGGAGTTTCCCTTCCTGGGCATTCTCCCAGCACACACCAACCTTCAGAAACCACATTAGTCTTTTCCTGTTAACACAGGAGTGATCAGCGTCAGTCTCCTAAAGGATGTTCTGCAAAACACCTGTAAGCACACCACTCATTTGTATTCCCTTTTTATAGACATGCATGTTGAACACGATATAAATTATAATATAACTTGAAGAGCCTCAAAACCCAAGAATTACTGATTTGAAGAATGCCACTTAGCTAGAATGAAGGACATCAAAGAATGGAAGTTTGTGTGTGGCTGTCCAGGGGTTTAGCATGATGTCTCAGAAATTGAGACAgtgtagacttaaaaaaaaaaaaaaaaaaaaccctttgccattgagttgattctgactcagagcgaccctacaggacagagtacgactgccccatggagtttccaaggagcacctggtggattcgaactgccagtctttttttagttagtagccgtagctctgaaccactacaccaccagtgtttcccagtGCAGACTAGCTGCACAAATTCCCAGGCAGAGCATGGTTCTCACTTCATCCATATCCAAAGAGCAGACTGGAGTCATAAAGGCTACATGACTTGTGGAGATCAGTCCATCCAGCCCCAGGATCTGTACAAAAGGAAGCTTCCTCAGTCAAAAATGGCAGTTCTCTCTCAGGTGTTTAGACAATGGAAAAGTAAGTCCTGCTGTTCATATTGAAGTTATTTCTgctttggaaaaaatatataagccACCTGCTCCCGGATTTGCTTTGTCTTGATTCCATAAATGACGGGATTCAGCATAGGTGGAACAAGAATGCAGACATTAGCCAACAAAATGTGGACATGAGGTGGGATATAGCGTCCAAACCGTTGGGTAAGGGTTGTGAAGATTGCAGGCCCATAAAATAGGATGATGATGCAAACATGGGAGCCACATGTGTTAAGTGCTTTGTGACGAGCATCTTGGGAAGGCATGCAGAAGACAGCACAGAGAATCAGCACATAGGAAACAAAAATTAGCAAAACATCTAAGACCACTGTTGATACTATAACAAAAAGTCCATACCAGATATTCACTCGAATATCATTACAAGCATATTTGGCCAAGCCAATGTGTTCACAAAAGGTATGTGGAATAATATTATTTTGACAGAAAGTCAATCTTTTCAAAAGAAATACTATGGGGAAAATTGTACCATAACTTCTCAGAAAGATAGTCCCACCAATTTTTGCAATCAGGGCGTGTGTAAGAATGGTAGTGTATTTCAGCGGGTAGCAAATGGCAATGTAGCGGTCAAACGCCATCACCAGCAAGATTCCTGACTCAGAGATGAAAGTGCAGTGGATGATAAAGAATTGAGTGATGCAGCGGTCCAGGGATATCTCCCCAGCACGGAACCAGAAGATGGCCAAGGCCTGAGGTACTGTGCATGTGGAGAGGACAACGTCTGCTCCAGCCAGCATGCAGAGGAAGAGGTACATGGGTTCGTGGAGGCTGCGCCTTGTGAGGATAATGAAGATGAGCAGGCTATTCCCAAGCAGGGCAATGACATAGGAAACGAAGAAGGGGATGGAGATCCACATGTGCTGGTCCTCTAGGCCAGGGATGCCCAGCAAGTGGAAGACTGTGTAGCTAACCCCAGTGCGGTTTAAGATATTCATATCTGGAGAGACCACCAGGGTCATGGaaacagagaaaaatacagattttCCATGAATATGCTTTCTGAAGTCACCAGATGTTTTTAGCATACCCCATACTGTCCATTTTCTTTGAACATGTAAATAAAAGAAACACACAATGGTAAAAAGGATCTGTTCTGTGCCCTGAATGAGTGACTATCTAGTTAAAAGATCCACTATCTGCAACTAATCaaagtgttgttgtgtgccaccaagtcaatatcaagtcatagtgaccctatatgacaaagtaaaactgccccataaagtgtCTAAGATATACCTTAAGTTCATAACATTATTTCTTTCACTCCAGTTCTCTCTCGGTATCGCTCATTTTTCCTTCTGGAGAGGAAAATCTCCTATTACCATATGCTCAGTGCTGGTAGAAATTGTTCTTCCATTGAAGTCCCCATCAAGAGAGTCTAGATAGCTGGCCTTGGGACAGAGAACTGTCTTCATCCAGCATTCCTCCGCTATGTAAGAAAGTTCTCTCCAGTGATGGTAGCCATCCTCCCGGAGAAGgtggaagaaaaggaagacaagTGAGATGGCACCAGAGGGGAGTGGGGCAGGTATGCTCCCCAGAGCAAgacaagggaaagagaaaaaagaaagacgcAACCAACAAAGGCAGGGCCTGAGAGGAGGGCAGATTACAGAAGCTGATGATGGACAGGTGTTAAGGGAGAGGGAGAACCAGGAGAAATTTTATTAATTGGAATCAGAGATTAAGGCCAGGGAGCTCAGGGGTTGGGAATTGCCTGTGGCATTGTTCTCCCAACTTTAATCTAACAGGAGTTCCTTCTAAAAATCCCTACTCAGGTGCCATCTCCCTGTAAATTTCTTTTCAAACCTTCCCAAGACACCATGACCACCTCCCCACCAACGACATACTTGGGACAGCCCAGCCCAGATACCTGCTGTTCTCAGGGCTCTGCTCATGTTTTGTCAAATGGAGTCTGTCTTCTAAGGCAATATGCTTTCCGTTTTCTATGGCCAGTCTGATAATCAGGGCACCTGTGtgcagaagccctggtagtgtagtggttaagagctacagctgctaaccaaaatgttggcagttcgaatccaccaggtgctccttggaaactctatggggcagtcctactctgtcctgtagggtcgctatgggtcaaaatcaactcgactgcaatgggtttggttttagttatttATTGGGTAGTATCTCTTTATTTACCAACCTACAGCTAGCCTGCACCCTCTCGCTCCCTTCCCAGACCTTACTCTCCCCACTTCTTATGTAACAAACCATGTATGTGCCTCAGACTTTTACCATTCTTTGTCCACATATATCAATATCCTCCAAGAGTACTGTCACCTCTGGCCTGTACGAGAATACCATACCAAGCCAGTCCTTACTTTGAtgcaggaaccatccccaaacaCAGAGTCTAATTTGCACAATTCCTTCAGGTTGAGTCTTCAGGAACAGATACGAGGTCAGCACCAACAACTTCAGCTTGTTGGAAGCCGGGCAGCTGGGCTGTTCATCTTCCTTCATAAAAGCCCCTCAGGGAAGCACTTATACCAAGGGCTCCAGGGACAGATCTACTGCACCAGCCTCATTCCCTCTTCCCAAATGGATCAAATCCCTAAGACTGTTTCTCCCTCCCTTGCCCTCTCCTGACTCCTTTCTCTCCTGCTTCTCCCCAGGTGCTGTGATCTCCACCCCACAAGAGGACACACATTTATGATGTTTCAGTACAAAAACCTCTTCCAGCTAGCAGTCTTGCTACAGACCTGCTTTAAGGCTGATTGAAATTAATATGAAACTTATTTTCAATATGAAATCTCACTGCATGCAATTAAtatgtttttcaaatatttgttCTTCATGAGGAGGATTATGTTGAAGTTATAATCATTCCTGAAGTGATAGTAACATTCAAATTTTGGAATCATAAATAATGAATTTCAActctttcctgttgttgttgtcaggtgccatcgagtcagttccaactgacagGGActttgtgcacaacagaatgaaacactgcccagtcctgcatcatatTTACAATCCttatgctttagctcattgttgcagccactgtgtcaatccaccttgttgagggtcttcctcttttccactaaccctgtactttgccaagcatggtgtccatatccaggaactgatcccttctgacaagaCGTCCAAAATATACACGACGCAgtgtctccatccttgcttctaaggagcattctggttgtacttcttccgatagagatttgttcctttttggcagtccatggtgtattcaatattcttccccaacactgcaattcaaaggcatcaattcttcttcagccttccttattcattgtccagctttcacatgcatatggtgagtttaaaaataccatggtttgggtcaggcgcaccttagtcttcaaggtgacagctttacttttcaacactttaaagagctcctttgcagcagattggcccaatgcaatgcatcttttgatttcttgactactgcttctatggctgttgattgtggatccaagtaaaatgaaatccttgacaacttcaatcttttctccatttatcacgatgttgctcattggtccagttgtgaggatttttgttttctttatgttgaggtgcaatccacactgaaggctgtggtctttgatcttcatcagtaagtgcttccagtccttttCACTTACAGCaatcaaagttgtgtcatctgcataacaaacgTTGTAAATGAGTGTTTCtgaaatcctgatgccctgttcttcttcataaagtccagcttctcagattatttgctcagcatacagattgaataggtatggtgaaaggatacaaccctgatgcacacctttcctgactttaaaccacttacTATCTCCTTGttttatctccttgttctgtccgaataactgcctcttgatctatgtaaagtttcctcatgagcacaattaagtgttcttgaatacccattctttgcaatgttatccattatttgttatgatccacacagtcgaatacctttgcatagtcagtaaaacacaggtaaacatccttctggtattctctgctttcagccaggatccatctgacatcagcaatgatatccctggttccacgtcctcttctgaaaccggcctgaatttcttgcagttccctgtcgatatactgctgcaaccacttttgaaagatcttcagcaaaatttggtttgcatgtgattttaatgatattgttctataatttctgcattctactggatcacctttcttgggaataggcacaaatatggacctcttccagtcaggtggaaaccctgatggcgtagtggttaagtgctgtggctgctaaccaagaggtcaccagttcgaatccgccaggcactccttggaaactctatggggcagccctactctgtcctatagggttcctatgagtcggaattgactcgacagctgtGGCTgggtccagtcagttggccgggaagctatcttccatatttcttggcatagatgagtgatcacctccaatgctgcatctgtttgttgaaacatctcaattgatattccatcaattcctggagtgttGTTTTtagtcaatgccttcagtgcagattggacctcttccttcagtaccatcggttcctgatcatatgctacctcttgaaatggttgaacattgactaattctttttggtataatgactctgtgtattccttctgtcttcttttgatggttcctgcatcatttagtattttccccatagaatccttcactattgcaactcaggaCTTGAATTTTTccctcagttttttcagcttgagaaatgccgagcatgttcttcccttttggttttccatctccagttctgtgcacatgtcattataatactttactttgtcttctccagaagccctttgaaatcttctgttcagttcttttacttcatcaattcttccttttgctttagctgtttgatgctcaagagcaagtttcagagtcttctctgacatccattttggtcttttctttcctgtcttttcaatgacctcttacttttttcatgtatgatgtcgttacacaactcatctggtcttcagtcactagtgttcaatgcgtaaatctattcttgagatgatctctaaattcaggtgggataaactcaaggtcatattttggctctcgtggacttgctctgattttcttcagtttcagtttgaacttccatatgagcaattgacggtctcttccatagtcggccccagccttgttctgactgatgatattgagcttttccatcgtctctttgcacaggtgtagtcaatttgatttctgtgtgtcgcatctggcgaggtccatgtgtatagtctccatttatgttggtgaaagaaggtatttgcaatgaagaagtcattggtcttgcaaaattttatcattcgatttccagcattgtttttatcaccaaggccatattttccaactaccagcctTTCCTAGTGGTACGTAAATGTCCATGCACAACAATTTGAAGAACATGTGTGTGATACGTGATTATTTTTAGCACATTGTAATTTCATTAGTCTGAAAATTACAACATTCTATTTAGTGCTTAGTCATCAGAAATCCACATTTATGTTTGCTGGAAAAAACATATATTGCTTTATTTATAACCTTTTATAAATAGTTTTACCTAGATGTGTAGTATGAACTTTTTCAACTTAGAAATAACTTTATATTTTATCAGGTTCTAAAAGTAATTATTGTATattatacccactcctcacttattgacatggttaggttcaaaagaccaggtcattatgtgaaaatcagcattgtACAGAAATGTatgatgaccacatcagatcacaaaatggaggatgactacatcattatataatggccaaattatatcattacataactgccaagtcactgaaaatcatggccctgccaagttgacacataaccttaatcatcacagacAGGGTTACCCTCACTTTGCACctcggcattcattactgccagatgtacaccgttaatgcacaaaatagataGTAcactttttactattgtcataaatgagaaatgttggataacaagatggtcaataagtgaggagtaggtgtatttttaaatatctaaTAATATAGAATTAGGAAGCATAAAGATTTCAGAAGGATTTTCAGAAAGCTAATGTTTCTTTTTCTATAAATAATATGTATTATCCTAGTTCTGTCCTCCACAGTTTATGCTGTTCTAGAAGTTTTGGTAGTTATTTTGTCAACTAATTACTTATATAAAACCAACGTATTGTATTTATTCTTACAATACTTTGTGAATACAATCAGTCCTTTTGTTCTTTTCAGATTCGGTTCTTATGAGTCCACTGCACAAGCTATCAAGAGAGGAGCATGCAGAGATTTCAGGGGTAATCAGATTCTGTAGTAAGCCTATTGCAGCGACAGTTTCTAGATATAGTTCTCTTCTGTACACTGTATTACATTCAAAATAGGTGTTGCTTGctgaattttatattttgtagCAAATCTAAGATCAACTTATAGCACTTTTTCAAAAATCAATACACACTCAGAAATGCATTCTGTCTCAAGTAAAGTTAAGCCCACCACTTGCCTCTCAGGGTCAACATGTATAAATTAACAGGTAGAGTTCCATGTGAGCACTGGACACTCACTGACTCTGACTGAAGCTGTCATGGAAAAATCTTGTGCAGCTAAACCCTGGGGAAACGTTGCTGTTgttcagtgccgtcgagtcggctctgtctcacagtggccctatgcaacacagaatgaaacactacccagtcctgcaccattcttacaatcattgttatgcttgagctcattgttgcagccactgtgtcagtccacctcgttgagggtcttcctcttttccgctgacccttgtactctgccaagcatgacgtccttctccagggactgatccctcctgacaacatgtccaaagtatgcaagatgcagtctcggcatccttgcctctaaggagcattctggccgcacttcttccaaggcagatttgtttgttcttttggcagtccatagtatattcaatattcttcaccaacaccacaattcaaaggcaacaactcttcttcggtcttccttattcattgcccagctttcacatgcatatgatgtgattgaaaataccatggctttggtcaggtattttgggtcaggcgcaccttagtcttcagggtgacatctttgctcttcaacactttgaagagatcctctgcagcagatttacacaatgtaatacatcttttggtttcttgactgctgcttccatggctgttgattgtgggtccaagtaaaatgaaatccttgacaacttgaatcttttctccgtttatcatgatgttgctcattggtccagttgtgaggatttttgggtttttttatattgatgtgcagtccatacggaaggctgtggtctttgatcttcattagtaagtgcttcaagtcctcttcactttcagccagcaaagttgtgtcatctgcataatgcaggttattgagtcttcctccaatcctgatgccccgttctttttcatatagtccagcttctcgtattatttgttcagcatacaaattaaataggtacggtgaaagaatacaaccctgacgcacacctttcctgactttaagccaaaagttggaaacaaagaagaaggatcagtagttggaaaatatggt from the Loxodonta africana isolate mLoxAfr1 chromosome 7, mLoxAfr1.hap2, whole genome shotgun sequence genome contains:
- the LOC100669141 gene encoding olfactory receptor 52B4-like, encoding MLKTSGDFRKHIHGKSVFFSVSMTLVVSPDMNILNRTGVSYTVFHLLGIPGLEDQHMWISIPFFVSYVIALLGNSLLIFIILTRRSLHEPMYLFLCMLAGADVVLSTCTVPQALAIFWFRAGEISLDRCITQFFIIHCTFISESGILLVMAFDRYIAICYPLKYTTILTHALIAKIGGTIFLRSYGTIFPIVFLLKRLTFCQNNIIPHTFCEHIGLAKYACNDIRVNIWYGLFVIVSTVVLDVLLIFVSYVLILCAVFCMPSQDARHKALNTCGSHVCIIILFYGPAIFTTLTQRFGRYIPPHVHILLANVCILVPPMLNPVIYGIKTKQIREQVAYIFFPKQK